A single window of Colletes latitarsis isolate SP2378_abdomen chromosome 11, iyColLati1, whole genome shotgun sequence DNA harbors:
- the LOC143347525 gene encoding uncharacterized protein LOC143347525 isoform X3, whose amino-acid sequence MKYILIVLLQLLCINLDSAREITHEDIKEAMLSLVHMMRENTEKLERHEARERQLGEQLKKTLTVLTKRMLTINTLQMQFTKLDEKVTGIEQLISQRDERERIQMQKTVDTLENLESRLEGWLTDIESKVSEVNNQSTVTVPSVNNDSSVISKLNDTESLLIERISKAESVLKSEATKLKETTGIQTRITEGLLTKIQDIDSRFRDLEILLEKVREHSQNIKKKLQEPQFDMISNINEHVQTFSPMKKVLENTYDQIKELPRADKLEILHNETQILLQETKHALKEIVARSTNDIESKLAETKDETKDTIETLRMDLAKNSEHVNEELNDLEKGQSVMVSMADHVLDTKKRVEYGVHQILLEVGDLVKSQSLNINNTLNQRFDGISQDIMDNQNGALANLTTKMEQEMNQVWRQINVMYQQMTESARALDKLHKQNEKYVNGTISTMGGMDNKVGEITERMTEVDKNLNYLLGRLSLVTQEFNQIKIGLGTALDNIKASFKEVQDKANDLRFPGPHPIPENCKDCNESDSKPDGPLYPAK is encoded by the exons ATGAAGTATATTTTGATAGTGCTTTTACAATTACTTTGTATCAATCTTGATAGTGCAAGAGAAATTAC ACATGAAGATATTAAAGAAGCTATGTTAAGTCTGGTGCACATGATGCGAGAGAATACTGAAAAGCTGGAGAGGCACGAGGCCAGAGAACGCCAACTTGGTGAACAGTTGAAGAAAACTCTTACAGTTTTGACTAAACGCATGTTGACAATCAATACTTTGCAAATGCAATTTACAAAACTGGACGAAAAAGTTACTGGAATTGAACAGTTAATTTCCCAG AGAGATGAACGAGAAAGAATACAAATGCAGAAAACCGTTGATACTTTGGAAAATTTAGAAAGTCGACTAGAAGGATGGCTTACAGATATTGAAAGCAAAGTATCTGAAGTAAATAATCAGTCTACAGTAACAGTTCCATCTGTTAATAACGATTCTTCGGTAATTTCAAAATTGAATGATACAGaatcattattaattgaaaGAATATCCAAAGCTGAGTCGGTTTTGAAATCCGAGGCGACGAAATTGAAAGAAACTACCGGCATTCAAACTAGAATAACTGAAGGTTTATTAACCAAG ATCCAGGATATCGATTCGAGATTCAGGGATCTGGAAATCTTATTGGAGAAAGTTAGGGAACACTcgcaaaatattaaaaagaaattgcaGGAACCACAGTTCGACATGATTTCTAATATCAATGAGCATGTTCAAACTTTTTCGCCTATGAAAAAGGTTTTGGAAAATACTTACGATCAAATTAAAGAATTACCAAG AGCTGACAAGTTGGAAATTCTTCATAATGAAACTCAAATACTTTTGCAAGAAACGAAGCATGCTTTGAAAGAAATTGTTGCAAGGAGCACCAACGACATTGAAAGCAAGCTAGCAGAGACCAAAGACGAAACTAAAGACACTATAGAAACTCTTAG AATGGACTTAGCGAAAAATTCTGAACACGTGAACGAGGAATTAAATGACCTAGAAAAGGGACAATCTGTAATGGTTTCGATGGCAGATCATGTTTTAGATACTAAAAAACGAGTGGAATACGGAGTCCATCAAATCCTTTTAGAAGTAGGCGATTTAGTGAAGTCACAaagtttaaatataaataatacctTAAACCAAAGATTCGATGGAATATCCCAAGATATAATGGACAATCAAAATGGTGCTCTGGCCAATCTGACCACAAAAATGGAACAGGAAATGAATCAG gtTTGGAGACAAATAAATGTGATGTATCAACAAATGACGGAAAGTGCAAGAGCTTTGGATAAATTGCACaaacaaaatgagaaatatgttaATGGTACCATTTCCACCATGGGTGGAATGGACAATAAG GTGGGAGAAATAACTGAAAGAATGACTGAAgttgataaaaatttgaattatcTTTTGGGAAGACTTTCATTGGTTACTCAAGAATTCAATCAAATAAAAATAGGATTAGGAACGGCTTTGGATAATATTAAAGCTTCGTTTAAAGAGGTTCAAGACAAAGCTAATGATTTAAGATTTCCTGGACCACACCCGATTCCAGAAAATTGTAAAGATTGCAACGAATCTGATAGCAAACCGGATG GTCCACTATATCCAGCTAAATAA
- the LOC143347981 gene encoding 116 kDa U5 small nuclear ribonucleoprotein component, whose product MDADLYDEFGNYIGPDLASDSEDENEYGNAGDDVDDRERSDEEMEEDKDESREQSEQGNSMAVVLHEDKRYYPSALEVYGPEVETLVQEEDAQPLDKPLIAPTRKPKFQIKQQQLPDTTYSIEFLADMMDAPHLIRNVVLLGHLHHGKTTLVDCLVRQTHPYLHSVTDEKPLRYTDTLFTEQQRGVSTKATPVTLLLQDVKSKSYLLNIFDTPGHVNFSDEATAAIRLSDGAILIVDAAEGVMLNTERLLKHALQEKLALTVCINKIDRLILELKLPPLDAYYKLRHIIEEINGLIALYSDNENPSFVSPAIGNVCFASSEYNVCFTLKSFAALYAKTHLTLNANEFAKRLWGDIYFNSKTRKFTKKPPHNTAQRSFIEFILEPLYKIFAQVVGDVDTTLPDVLDELGIRLTSEEMKMNIRPLLRLVCTRFLGDMCGLVDMCVAHVPSPQSHAPVKVQHVYTGPMDSPLAQDMINCDPDGRLMIHSTKMYPTEDCTLFVVLGRVMSGTLEAGQRVRVLGEAYSRTDEEDSRILTVGRLWISEARYSIELNRVPAGNWVLIEGIDRPIVKTSTITDLNSSDDLHIFRPLKFNTQSVIKIAVEPVNPSELPKMLDGLRKVNKSYPLLGTRVEESGEHVVLGTGELYLDCAMHDLRRMYSEIDIKVADPVVAFAETVVETSSLKCFAETPNKRNKLTMIAEPLERGLAEDIEAEHVRITWNKKRLGEFFQTKYDWDLLAARSIWAFGPDATGPNILVDDTLPSEVDKSLLNSARDAIIQGFQWGTREGPLCEEPIRNVKFKILDAVIAQEPLHRGGGQIIPTARRVAYSAFLMATPRLMEPYLFVEVQAPADCVSAVYTVLAKRRGHVTQDAPVPGSPLYTIKAFIPAIDSFGFETDLRTHTQGQAFCLSVFHHWQIVPGDPLDKSITIRPLEPQPATHLAREFMLKTRRRKGLSEDVSINKFFDDPMLLELARQDVLLNYPL is encoded by the exons ATGGATGCCGATCTGTATGATGAATTTGGCAATTACATCGGGCCCGATTTAGCCTCTGATAGCGAAGATGAAAACGAATACGGAAATGCTGGAGACGATGTCGACGACAGAGAACGCTCAGACGAGGAGATGGAAGAGGACAAAGACGAATCTAGGGAACAATCGGAGCAAGGCAATTCTATGGCTGTTGTATTGCACGAAGATAAAAGATATTATCCTAGCGCATTAGAAGTTTACGGACCAGAG GTTGAAACACTGGTGCAAGAAGAAGATGCCCAACCATTGGACAAACCGTTAATAGCACCAACTAGAAAACCAAAATTCCAAATAAAACAACAACAACTTCCAGACACAACGTATAGCATTGAATTTTTAGCTGACATGATGGATGCACCGCATCTGATAAGAAACGTTGTGTTACTTGGTCACTTACACCATGGCAAGACCACGCTTGTAGATTGTTTAGTAAGACAGACTCATCCCTATTTACACAGCGTGACAGATGAAAAACCACTGAG GTATACGGATACGCTATTCACGGAACAGCAACGAGGCGTATCGACAAAAGCAACACCGGTTACTCTGTTGTTGCAGGACGTGAAATCCAAATCTTATCTTTTAAACATATTTGATACCCCtggtcatgtaaatttttccgacGAGGCAACAGCAGCGATACGCTTATCCGACGGAGCTATACTGATCGTGGATGCCGCCGAGGGTGTAATGTTAAACACGGAACGCCTACTGAAGCACGCGCTACAAGAAAAGCTTGCTTTAACAGTCTGTATAAATAAGATAGATCGACTTATTTTGGAACTGAAATTACCGCCGTTAGACGCGTACTATAAACTGAGACACATCATCGAAGAAATCAACGGACTGATAGCCCTCTATTCGGACAACGAAAATCCATCCTTCGTGTCGCCCGCGATCGGAAACGTTTGTTTCGCAAGTTCGGAGTACAACGTTTGTTTCACCCTCAAATCCTTCGCCGCGCTCTACGCCAAGACTCATCTCACATTGAACGCCAatgagtttgcgaaaaggctatGGGGTGACATATACTTCAACTCGAAAACACGAAAGTTTACCAAGAAACCCCCGCACAACACGGCACAACGCAGCTTCATCGAGTTTATTCTCGAACCGCTATATAAAATATTTGCGCAGGTTGTTGGTGACGTCGACACGACTTTACCCGACG TGCTGGACGAACTGGGCATCAGATTAACGTCCGAGGAAATGAAGATGAACATTAGACCTCTGTTGAGGCTTGTCTGTACACGCTTTTTGGGAGACATGTGCGGATTGGTAGATATGTGTGTAGCCCACGTTCCTAGTCCTCAATCTCACGCACCAGTAAAAGTTCAACACGTGTACACGGGCCCAATGGATTCGCCCCTTGCGCAGGATATGATCAATTGTGATCCAGAT GGAAGGTTAATGATTCACAGCACAAAAATGTATCCTACCGAAGACTGCACGCTGTTCGTAGTCCTTGGAAGAGTGATGTCCGGTACCCTCGAGGCAGGACAACGCGTCCGCGTGTTGGGCGAAGCGTACTCGCGCACGGACGAGGAAGATTCTCGCATTCTTACCGTTGGTAGATTATGGATCAGCGAGGCTCGCTATTCGATAGAGTTGAACAGAGTTCCAGCGGGCAATTGGGTACTTATCGAGGGCATAGACAGGCCGATCGTGAAAACTAGCACGATTACCGATCTCAACAGTTCGGACGATTTGCACATTTTTCGACCACTGAAGTTCAACACGCAGAGTGTGATTAAAATCGCGGTCGAGCCCGTCAATCCGTCGGAGCTTCCAAAAATGTTGGACGGTCTGAGAAAGGTGAACAAAAGCTACCCGTTGCTGGGCACCAGGGTCGAAGAAAGCGGTGAACACGTGGTACTGGGAACTGGTGAATTGTACTTGGACTGTGCCATGCACGACTTGCGTCGTATGTATTCAGAGATCGACATTAAAGTGGCTGATCCCGTGGTCGCGTTTGCGGAGACAGTTGTAGAAACGAGCTCTCTAAAGTGTTTCGCCGAGACGCCAAATAAGCGCAACAAACTGACGATGATCGCAGAACCTCTTGAAAGGGGCCTTGCCGAGGACATAGAGGCGGAACACGTTCGAATCACATGGAACAA AAAACGATTGGGAGAATTCTTTCAAACGAAATACGATTGGGACTTGCTAGCGGCCCGAAGTATATGGGCGTTCGGCCCAGACGCCACAGGCCCCAATATTCTAGTAGACGATACCCTGCCATCAGAAGTGGACAAATCGTTGCTAAACAGTGCACGAGATGCCATCATTCAAGGCTTCCAGTGGGGCACTCGAGAGGGTCCCCTTTGCGAGGAGCCGATTAGAAACGTGAAATTCAAAATCCTGGACGCAGTTATCGCCCAGGAACCTCTTCATCGAGGAG GTGGTCAAATAATTCCAACAGCGAGAAGAGTAGCTTATTCGGCTTTTCTGATGGCGACGCCTAGGTTAATGGAACcctatttgttcgtcgaagttCAAGCACCCGCGGACTGTGTGTCGGCCGTGTACACGGTGCTGGCCAAGAGAAGAGGGCATGTGACTCAAGACGCTCCTGTTCCCGGAAGCCCGTTGTACACCATCAAAGCGTTTATACCCGCGATCGATAGCTTCGGGTTCGAGACCGACCTACGAACGCACACACAGGGTCAGGCGTTCTGCTTGTCCGTGTTCCACCATTGGCAGATCGTGCCCGGCGATCCGTTGGACAAGAGTATCACGATTCGACCGCTCGAGCCACAGCCGGCCACACACTTGGCCAGAGAGTTCATGCTGAAAACACGGAGGCGAAAGGGACTTTCGGAAGAcgtttccatcaacaaattcttCGACGATCCTATGTTGCTCGAATTGGCGAGACAAGATGTACTTTTAAATTATCCATTGTAA
- the LOC143347525 gene encoding uncharacterized protein LOC143347525 isoform X4, with protein sequence MKYILIVLLQLLCINLDSAREITHEDIKEAMLSLVHMMRENTEKLERHEARERQLGEQLKKTLTVLTKRMLTINTLQMQFTKLDEKVTGIEQLISQRDERERIQMQKTVDTLENLESRLEGWLTDIESKVSEVNNQSTVTVPSVNNDSSVISKLNDTESLLIERISKAESVLKSEATKLKETTGIQTRITEGLLTKIQDIDSRFRDLEILLEKVREHSQNIKKKLQEPQFDMISNINEHVQTFSPMKKVLENTYDQIKELPRADKLEILHNETQILLQETKHALKEIVARSTNDIESKLAETKDETKDTIETLRMDLAKNSEHVNEELNDLEKGQSVMVSMADHVLDTKKRVEYGVHQILLEVGDLVKSQSLNINNTLNQRFDGISQDIMDNQNGALANLTTKMEQEMNQVWRQINVMYQQMTESARALDKLHKQNEKYVNGTISTMGGMDNKVGEITERMTEVDKNLNYLLGRLSLVTQEFNQIKIGLGTALDNIKASFKEVQDKANDLRFPGPHPIPENCKDCNESDSKPDVS encoded by the exons ATGAAGTATATTTTGATAGTGCTTTTACAATTACTTTGTATCAATCTTGATAGTGCAAGAGAAATTAC ACATGAAGATATTAAAGAAGCTATGTTAAGTCTGGTGCACATGATGCGAGAGAATACTGAAAAGCTGGAGAGGCACGAGGCCAGAGAACGCCAACTTGGTGAACAGTTGAAGAAAACTCTTACAGTTTTGACTAAACGCATGTTGACAATCAATACTTTGCAAATGCAATTTACAAAACTGGACGAAAAAGTTACTGGAATTGAACAGTTAATTTCCCAG AGAGATGAACGAGAAAGAATACAAATGCAGAAAACCGTTGATACTTTGGAAAATTTAGAAAGTCGACTAGAAGGATGGCTTACAGATATTGAAAGCAAAGTATCTGAAGTAAATAATCAGTCTACAGTAACAGTTCCATCTGTTAATAACGATTCTTCGGTAATTTCAAAATTGAATGATACAGaatcattattaattgaaaGAATATCCAAAGCTGAGTCGGTTTTGAAATCCGAGGCGACGAAATTGAAAGAAACTACCGGCATTCAAACTAGAATAACTGAAGGTTTATTAACCAAG ATCCAGGATATCGATTCGAGATTCAGGGATCTGGAAATCTTATTGGAGAAAGTTAGGGAACACTcgcaaaatattaaaaagaaattgcaGGAACCACAGTTCGACATGATTTCTAATATCAATGAGCATGTTCAAACTTTTTCGCCTATGAAAAAGGTTTTGGAAAATACTTACGATCAAATTAAAGAATTACCAAG AGCTGACAAGTTGGAAATTCTTCATAATGAAACTCAAATACTTTTGCAAGAAACGAAGCATGCTTTGAAAGAAATTGTTGCAAGGAGCACCAACGACATTGAAAGCAAGCTAGCAGAGACCAAAGACGAAACTAAAGACACTATAGAAACTCTTAG AATGGACTTAGCGAAAAATTCTGAACACGTGAACGAGGAATTAAATGACCTAGAAAAGGGACAATCTGTAATGGTTTCGATGGCAGATCATGTTTTAGATACTAAAAAACGAGTGGAATACGGAGTCCATCAAATCCTTTTAGAAGTAGGCGATTTAGTGAAGTCACAaagtttaaatataaataatacctTAAACCAAAGATTCGATGGAATATCCCAAGATATAATGGACAATCAAAATGGTGCTCTGGCCAATCTGACCACAAAAATGGAACAGGAAATGAATCAG gtTTGGAGACAAATAAATGTGATGTATCAACAAATGACGGAAAGTGCAAGAGCTTTGGATAAATTGCACaaacaaaatgagaaatatgttaATGGTACCATTTCCACCATGGGTGGAATGGACAATAAG GTGGGAGAAATAACTGAAAGAATGACTGAAgttgataaaaatttgaattatcTTTTGGGAAGACTTTCATTGGTTACTCAAGAATTCAATCAAATAAAAATAGGATTAGGAACGGCTTTGGATAATATTAAAGCTTCGTTTAAAGAGGTTCAAGACAAAGCTAATGATTTAAGATTTCCTGGACCACACCCGATTCCAGAAAATTGTAAAGATTGCAACGAATCTGATAGCAAACCGGATG TGTCTTGA
- the LOC143347525 gene encoding uncharacterized protein LOC143347525 isoform X1 has protein sequence MKYILIVLLQLLCINLDSAREITHEDIKEAMLSLVHMMRENTEKLERHEARERQLGEQLKKTLTVLTKRMLTINTLQMQFTKLDEKVTGIEQLISQRDERERIQMQKTVDTLENLESRLEGWLTDIESKVSEVNNQSTVTVPSVNNDSSVISKLNDTESLLIERISKAESVLKSEATKLKETTGIQTRITEGLLTKIQDIDSRFRDLEILLEKVREHSQNIKKKLQEPQFDMISNINEHVQTFSPMKKVLENTYDQIKELPRADKLEILHNETQILLQETKHALKEIVARSTNDIESKLAETKDETKDTIETLRMDLAKNSEHVNEELNDLEKGQSVMVSMADHVLDTKKRVEYGVHQILLEVGDLVKSQSLNINNTLNQRFDGISQDIMDNQNGALANLTTKMEQEMNQVWRQINVMYQQMTESARALDKLHKQNEKYVNGTISTMGGMDNKVGEITERMTEVDKNLNYLLGRLSLVTQEFNQIKIGLGTALDNIKASFKEVQDKANDLRFPGPHPIPENCKDCNESDSKPDGKPLPEIVNHIIKPAIN, from the exons ATGAAGTATATTTTGATAGTGCTTTTACAATTACTTTGTATCAATCTTGATAGTGCAAGAGAAATTAC ACATGAAGATATTAAAGAAGCTATGTTAAGTCTGGTGCACATGATGCGAGAGAATACTGAAAAGCTGGAGAGGCACGAGGCCAGAGAACGCCAACTTGGTGAACAGTTGAAGAAAACTCTTACAGTTTTGACTAAACGCATGTTGACAATCAATACTTTGCAAATGCAATTTACAAAACTGGACGAAAAAGTTACTGGAATTGAACAGTTAATTTCCCAG AGAGATGAACGAGAAAGAATACAAATGCAGAAAACCGTTGATACTTTGGAAAATTTAGAAAGTCGACTAGAAGGATGGCTTACAGATATTGAAAGCAAAGTATCTGAAGTAAATAATCAGTCTACAGTAACAGTTCCATCTGTTAATAACGATTCTTCGGTAATTTCAAAATTGAATGATACAGaatcattattaattgaaaGAATATCCAAAGCTGAGTCGGTTTTGAAATCCGAGGCGACGAAATTGAAAGAAACTACCGGCATTCAAACTAGAATAACTGAAGGTTTATTAACCAAG ATCCAGGATATCGATTCGAGATTCAGGGATCTGGAAATCTTATTGGAGAAAGTTAGGGAACACTcgcaaaatattaaaaagaaattgcaGGAACCACAGTTCGACATGATTTCTAATATCAATGAGCATGTTCAAACTTTTTCGCCTATGAAAAAGGTTTTGGAAAATACTTACGATCAAATTAAAGAATTACCAAG AGCTGACAAGTTGGAAATTCTTCATAATGAAACTCAAATACTTTTGCAAGAAACGAAGCATGCTTTGAAAGAAATTGTTGCAAGGAGCACCAACGACATTGAAAGCAAGCTAGCAGAGACCAAAGACGAAACTAAAGACACTATAGAAACTCTTAG AATGGACTTAGCGAAAAATTCTGAACACGTGAACGAGGAATTAAATGACCTAGAAAAGGGACAATCTGTAATGGTTTCGATGGCAGATCATGTTTTAGATACTAAAAAACGAGTGGAATACGGAGTCCATCAAATCCTTTTAGAAGTAGGCGATTTAGTGAAGTCACAaagtttaaatataaataatacctTAAACCAAAGATTCGATGGAATATCCCAAGATATAATGGACAATCAAAATGGTGCTCTGGCCAATCTGACCACAAAAATGGAACAGGAAATGAATCAG gtTTGGAGACAAATAAATGTGATGTATCAACAAATGACGGAAAGTGCAAGAGCTTTGGATAAATTGCACaaacaaaatgagaaatatgttaATGGTACCATTTCCACCATGGGTGGAATGGACAATAAG GTGGGAGAAATAACTGAAAGAATGACTGAAgttgataaaaatttgaattatcTTTTGGGAAGACTTTCATTGGTTACTCAAGAATTCAATCAAATAAAAATAGGATTAGGAACGGCTTTGGATAATATTAAAGCTTCGTTTAAAGAGGTTCAAGACAAAGCTAATGATTTAAGATTTCCTGGACCACACCCGATTCCAGAAAATTGTAAAGATTGCAACGAATCTGATAGCAAACCGGATGGTAAGCCATTGCCAGAAATTGTTAATCACATCATTAAACCTGCAATTaactaa
- the LOC143347525 gene encoding uncharacterized protein LOC143347525 isoform X2 translates to MKYILIVLLQLLCINLDSAREITHEDIKEAMLSLVHMMRENTEKLERHEARERQLGEQLKKTLTVLTKRMLTINTLQMQFTKLDEKVTGIEQLISQRDERERIQMQKTVDTLENLESRLEGWLTDIESKVSEVNNQSTVTVPSVNNDSSVISKLNDTESLLIERISKAESVLKSEATKLKETTGIQTRITEGLLTKIQDIDSRFRDLEILLEKVREHSQNIKKKLQEPQFDMISNINEHVQTFSPMKKVLENTYDQIKELPRADKLEILHNETQILLQETKHALKEIVARSTNDIESKLAETKDETKDTIETLRMDLAKNSEHVNEELNDLEKGQSVMVSMADHVLDTKKRVEYGVHQILLEVGDLVKSQSLNINNTLNQRFDGISQDIMDNQNGALANLTTKMEQEMNQVWRQINVMYQQMTESARALDKLHKQNEKYVNGTISTMGGMDNKVGEITERMTEVDKNLNYLLGRLSLVTQEFNQIKIGLGTALDNIKASFKEVQDKANDLRFPGPHPIPENCKDCNESDSKPDDLIIAYNYYYKTRN, encoded by the exons ATGAAGTATATTTTGATAGTGCTTTTACAATTACTTTGTATCAATCTTGATAGTGCAAGAGAAATTAC ACATGAAGATATTAAAGAAGCTATGTTAAGTCTGGTGCACATGATGCGAGAGAATACTGAAAAGCTGGAGAGGCACGAGGCCAGAGAACGCCAACTTGGTGAACAGTTGAAGAAAACTCTTACAGTTTTGACTAAACGCATGTTGACAATCAATACTTTGCAAATGCAATTTACAAAACTGGACGAAAAAGTTACTGGAATTGAACAGTTAATTTCCCAG AGAGATGAACGAGAAAGAATACAAATGCAGAAAACCGTTGATACTTTGGAAAATTTAGAAAGTCGACTAGAAGGATGGCTTACAGATATTGAAAGCAAAGTATCTGAAGTAAATAATCAGTCTACAGTAACAGTTCCATCTGTTAATAACGATTCTTCGGTAATTTCAAAATTGAATGATACAGaatcattattaattgaaaGAATATCCAAAGCTGAGTCGGTTTTGAAATCCGAGGCGACGAAATTGAAAGAAACTACCGGCATTCAAACTAGAATAACTGAAGGTTTATTAACCAAG ATCCAGGATATCGATTCGAGATTCAGGGATCTGGAAATCTTATTGGAGAAAGTTAGGGAACACTcgcaaaatattaaaaagaaattgcaGGAACCACAGTTCGACATGATTTCTAATATCAATGAGCATGTTCAAACTTTTTCGCCTATGAAAAAGGTTTTGGAAAATACTTACGATCAAATTAAAGAATTACCAAG AGCTGACAAGTTGGAAATTCTTCATAATGAAACTCAAATACTTTTGCAAGAAACGAAGCATGCTTTGAAAGAAATTGTTGCAAGGAGCACCAACGACATTGAAAGCAAGCTAGCAGAGACCAAAGACGAAACTAAAGACACTATAGAAACTCTTAG AATGGACTTAGCGAAAAATTCTGAACACGTGAACGAGGAATTAAATGACCTAGAAAAGGGACAATCTGTAATGGTTTCGATGGCAGATCATGTTTTAGATACTAAAAAACGAGTGGAATACGGAGTCCATCAAATCCTTTTAGAAGTAGGCGATTTAGTGAAGTCACAaagtttaaatataaataatacctTAAACCAAAGATTCGATGGAATATCCCAAGATATAATGGACAATCAAAATGGTGCTCTGGCCAATCTGACCACAAAAATGGAACAGGAAATGAATCAG gtTTGGAGACAAATAAATGTGATGTATCAACAAATGACGGAAAGTGCAAGAGCTTTGGATAAATTGCACaaacaaaatgagaaatatgttaATGGTACCATTTCCACCATGGGTGGAATGGACAATAAG GTGGGAGAAATAACTGAAAGAATGACTGAAgttgataaaaatttgaattatcTTTTGGGAAGACTTTCATTGGTTACTCAAGAATTCAATCAAATAAAAATAGGATTAGGAACGGCTTTGGATAATATTAAAGCTTCGTTTAAAGAGGTTCAAGACAAAGCTAATGATTTAAGATTTCCTGGACCACACCCGATTCCAGAAAATTGTAAAGATTGCAACGAATCTGATAGCAAACCGGATG acCTGATTATAgcgtataattattattataagacAAGGAATTAA